A genomic segment from Necator americanus strain Aroian chromosome III, whole genome shotgun sequence encodes:
- a CDS encoding hypothetical protein (NECATOR_CHRIII.G11399.T1), whose amino-acid sequence MTLHLVTTVFLSQFLSVFSYITFDGYYERLTREDPLNFHPLNQAQFVEDDTQFSDEPNGGSLRFMVAPVSTTKQLQVNIVKLRYFNDKCEI is encoded by the exons ATGACACTGCACCTCGTGACGACGGTATTTTTGTCCCAGTTCTTGAGTGTCTTCTCCTACATCACATTTGATGGATATTATGAGCGGTTAACGCGAGAAGACCCTCTG AATTTCCATCCCTTGAATCAGGCACAATTCGTCGAAGATGACACACAATTTTCCGATGAACCAAATGGTGGATCTTTGCGTTTTATGGTAGCGCCG GTATctacaacaaaacaattaCAAGTAAACATTGTCAAG ctacGCTACTTCAATGACAAATGTGAGATATAG
- a CDS encoding hypothetical protein (NECATOR_CHRIII.G11397.T1), which produces MDNEITCLGIRVDGRSRLLKAQGRENPYCAARERALRKTRHVYRAEVCCLLYVFCFAEDIVLISRSINEAETMLKGLNEAGKRKGLWINRRDTQFMKNVYCEDGEVQLEGYQIVDTLSYVYFGRFMNMENSLKIRTE; this is translated from the coding sequence ATGGACAATGAAATCACTTGTttgggcatacgtgttgatggaagatccCGCTTGCTAAAGGCTCAAGGAAGAGAGAATCCGTACTGCGCTGCGAGAGAACGTGCGTTACGGAAGACGCGTCACGTCTACCGTGCTGAAGTTTGTTGCCTGCTAtatgtgttttgttttgcggAAGACATCGTTCTCATTTCTAGAAGCATCAATGAAGCAGAGACAATGCTCAAGGGATTGAatgaagcagggaagagaaaagGATTGTGGATAAACCGAAGGGatacacagttcatgaagaacgtctaCTGCGAAGACGGagaagtacaacttgaaggctacCAAATAGTGGATACTTTGTCATACGTGTACTTTGGACGTTTTATGAATATGGAGAACAGCTTGAAAATAAGAACTGAATAG
- a CDS encoding hypothetical protein (NECATOR_CHRIII.G11400.T2) has translation MSTVKAPYKHLRRTFYEMHTRAEVPCMLFFIPFSIMAENEKSDGSSGEEMDTETSSMEAAALARKKRLLEMKSRMHGVEMKEEDYEEEEQATKKSKSEEKLFRSYQPISNALGKVEQPRPKLDIVEEVIASHLEDTKNTKAVETVDLSTLAPKKIDWDLKRDIEARLQKLERRTQKCIAELIRQRLAEGKGFFHFPNLMCDTKSC, from the exons atgtCAACTGTCAAAGCACCTTATAAACATCTGAGGAGAACATTCTACGAGATGCACACTAGAGCGGAAGTCCCATGCAT GCTTTTCTTT ATACCTTTTTCCATTATGGCCGAAAATGAAAAGTCAGATGGCTCATCTGGTGAGGAGATGGACACGGAAACAAGTTCAATGGAGGCGGCTGCTTTGGCTCGAAAAAAACGACTACTGGAGATGAAGTCTCGCATGCATGGAGTGGAAATGAA AGAAGAAGACTACGAAGAGGAAGAGCAGGCCACTAAGAAAAGTAAATCAGAGGAGAAGCTATTCAG GAGCTACCAACCTATCTCAAATGCGTTAGGGAAGGTGGAACAGCCTAGACCAAAGCTCGATATTGTAGAAGAAGTTATTGCCTCTCACCTAGAA GACACAAAGAATACGAAGGCTGTTGAAACTGTTGATTTATCAACGTTGGCCCCAAAGAAGATTGATTGGGATTTGAAAAGAGACATTGAGGCGAGACTTCAG AAACTTGAACGAAGGACTCAGAAATGTATTGCCGAGTTGATTAGGCAACGACTAGCAGAAGGGAAAG GATTCTTTCACTTTCCCAACTTGATGTGTGATACTAAATCCTGCTGA
- a CDS encoding hypothetical protein (NECATOR_CHRIII.G11399.T2) produces MTLHLVTTVFLSQFLSVFSYITFDGYYERLTREDPLNFHPLNQAQFVEDDTQFSDEPNGGSLRFMVAPVQISIYNKTITSKHCQATLLQ; encoded by the exons ATGACACTGCACCTCGTGACGACGGTATTTTTGTCCCAGTTCTTGAGTGTCTTCTCCTACATCACATTTGATGGATATTATGAGCGGTTAACGCGAGAAGACCCTCTG AATTTCCATCCCTTGAATCAGGCACAATTCGTCGAAGATGACACACAATTTTCCGATGAACCAAATGGTGGATCTTTGCGTTTTATGGTAGCGCCG GTTCAAATCA GTATctacaacaaaacaattaCAAGTAAACATTGTCAAG ctacGCTACTTCAATGA
- a CDS encoding hypothetical protein (NECATOR_CHRIII.G11393.T1) yields the protein MKNAHCEDGGVQLEGSQIVETPPYVYLGRSMNMENDLKEELNRRMRAAWAASAAVREATDQLTDHDLRAHLFDSTVLPSLCYAAETWADTAATSRKLLTTHRTLERCLLKFNRRTQHLAGLRSSDLRGMSRLRDPAEYVSKAKHRWAGHIMRRIDDRWTKRTLEWIPRDAKRP from the coding sequence atgaagaacgcccactgcgaggacggaggagtacaacttgaaggctcccaaatcgtggaaactccgccatacgtatacctcggacgttctatgaacatggaaaacgacttgaaggaagaactgaatagaagaatgagagcagcatgggcagcatccgcagccgtcagggaagctacggaccaactgacggaccatgatcttcgtgcccatctgttcgactcgacagtccttccatcactctgttacgcagcggagacgtgggcagacactgcggccacgtctaggaagctacttactacccacagaaccctcgagagatgtctcctgaagtttaaccggcgcacacaacaccttgccggtcttcgtagctccgacttaagaggaatgtcccgtcttcgcgacccagcggaatatgtatcgaaagcaaaacatagatgggccggtcacatcatgagaagaatcgacgatagatggactaaaaggacgctagagtggatcccaagggacgctaaacgcccctga
- a CDS encoding hypothetical protein (NECATOR_CHRIII.G11395.T1), which produces MATGERRSNLRLLRTSLILDQGDARTTRYGDCLRLCTYNAGTVSTDADLHALLGATERIKFHVIALQETKCRRSDVRQMNDGTLVIRGEKVPSRNVGGFVVHPSVVYLVDSHEILSPRLAILRLRPLRQKSISIIYCYSPTSAADDSELDAFYEELEEVVRNEKSFYKFLSETLTQN; this is translated from the coding sequence atggcgaccggtgagaggcggtcaaatctcaggttgctcaggacgtcactgattctggaccaaggcgacgcacgcacgactcgctatggagactgtctcagactgtgtacttacaacgcgggaacagtttccacagacgctgacctgcatgcccttctcggagctacagagcgtatcaaatttcatgtgattgctctgcaggagactaagtgcagaaggagcgacgtacgacagatgaatgacggtacactcgtcattcgtggagagaaggttccgtcgcgaaatgtaggcggttttgttgtgcacccatctgtcgtctatctcgtcgattctcacgagatcctgtcacctcgtctggccattcttcgcctccgccctcttcgccaaaaatccatcagtatcatctactgctattcaccaacatcagcagctgatgattccgaattggacgcgttttacgaggagctggaggaagtagtccgcaacgagaagtccttttacaaattcttgTCGGAGACtttaacgcaaaactag
- a CDS encoding hypothetical protein (NECATOR_CHRIII.G11399.T3): MTLHLVTTVFLSQFLSVFSYITFDGYYERLTREDPLFQNFHPLNQAQFVEDDTQFSDEPNGGSLRFMVAPVQISIYNKTITSKHCQATLLQ, from the exons ATGACACTGCACCTCGTGACGACGGTATTTTTGTCCCAGTTCTTGAGTGTCTTCTCCTACATCACATTTGATGGATATTATGAGCGGTTAACGCGAGAAGACCCTCTG TTTCAGAATTTCCATCCCTTGAATCAGGCACAATTCGTCGAAGATGACACACAATTTTCCGATGAACCAAATGGTGGATCTTTGCGTTTTATGGTAGCGCCG GTTCAAATCA GTATctacaacaaaacaattaCAAGTAAACATTGTCAAG ctacGCTACTTCAATGA
- a CDS encoding hypothetical protein (NECATOR_CHRIII.G11396.T2), whose translation MKQRILLLLCLITTSVSPLSQSELSAPLEKSQRTAETRSREFAKLQGDDAELVAKYKSVVAKDMRGRKRNPFSNFGGSYGSFGGRAGPFGGFNGGYGMGGYGGGGDDYGNGGGGYGFPYGGGYNGGYGGGNGGGYSPDFGGYGGYGGGGYGGMGGGPGGYGMGGFGGGDYGGGYGNGGMMGGGYGGDGYGGGGFGGGMGGPMGGFGGGYGGGYGGGYGPMGNGGYGGMGGGDYGGGYGGSPYSGGGGGYGGGGGYGGDMMGGGGGCPGGGCRG comes from the exons atgaagcagcg GATACTGCTCCTTCTGTGTCTAATTACAACATCAGTTTCACCTCTTTCACAATCGGAATTGTCGGCACCATTGGAGAAGTCGCAACGAACCGCTGAAACTCGATCACGAGAG TTTGCAAAACTGCAAGGTGACGATGCTGAACTGGTAGCCAAGTACAAATCTGTGGTCGCGAAGGACATGAGAGGTCGCAAAAGAA atccgttttcaaattttggagGAAGTTATGGATCTTTCGGCGGACGCGCCGGACCCTTCGGAGGATTCAATGGAGGATACG GTATGGGAGGATACGGCGGCGGTGGAGATGACTATGGCAACGGTGGTGGGGGATACGGATTCCCGTACGGTGGAGGCTACAATGGAGGTTATGGTGGTGGAAATGGCGGTGGATATAGTCCTGATTTTGGTGGCTACGGTGGATACGGTGGCGGGGGTTATGGAGGAATGGGAGGTGGTCCTGGCGGTTATG GGATGGGTGGCTTTGGCGGCGGAGACTATGGTGGCGGTTATGGCAACGGTGGCATGATGGGGGGCGGATACGGAGGTGATGGTTATGGCGGTGGGGGTTTCGGTGGTGGAATGGGAG ggCCAATGGGCGGATTCGGAGGCGGCTACGGAGGTGGCTATGGAGGTGGTTATGGTCCCATGGGAAATGGCGGATACGGTGGAATGGGAG GAGGAGATTATGGTGGCGGATACGGCGGTAGCCCATACAGTGGAGGTGGAGGTGGTTACGGAGGCGGAGGCGGTTACGGAGGTGACATGATGGGAGGAGGCGGAGGATGTCCTGGAGGAGGATGTCGTGGTTAA
- a CDS encoding hypothetical protein (NECATOR_CHRIII.G11396.T1): protein MNPTSSEEQISFTSLIGWILLLLCLITTSVSPLSQSELSAPLEKSQRTAETRSREFAKLQGDDAELVAKYKSVVAKDMRGRKRNPFSNFGGSYGSFGGRAGPFGGFNGGYGMGGYGGGGDDYGNGGGGYGFPYGGGYNGGYGGGNGGGYSPDFGGYGGYGGGGYGGMGGGPGGYGMGGFGGGDYGGGYGNGGMMGGGYGGDGYGGGGFGGGMGGPMGGFGGGYGGGYGGGYGPMGNGGYGGMGGGDYGGGYGGSPYSGGGGGYGGGGGYGGDMMGGGGGCPGGGCRG from the exons ATGAATCCAACATCATCTGAGGAGCAAATCTCCTTCACTTCGTTGATTGGATG GATACTGCTCCTTCTGTGTCTAATTACAACATCAGTTTCACCTCTTTCACAATCGGAATTGTCGGCACCATTGGAGAAGTCGCAACGAACCGCTGAAACTCGATCACGAGAG TTTGCAAAACTGCAAGGTGACGATGCTGAACTGGTAGCCAAGTACAAATCTGTGGTCGCGAAGGACATGAGAGGTCGCAAAAGAA atccgttttcaaattttggagGAAGTTATGGATCTTTCGGCGGACGCGCCGGACCCTTCGGAGGATTCAATGGAGGATACG GTATGGGAGGATACGGCGGCGGTGGAGATGACTATGGCAACGGTGGTGGGGGATACGGATTCCCGTACGGTGGAGGCTACAATGGAGGTTATGGTGGTGGAAATGGCGGTGGATATAGTCCTGATTTTGGTGGCTACGGTGGATACGGTGGCGGGGGTTATGGAGGAATGGGAGGTGGTCCTGGCGGTTATG GGATGGGTGGCTTTGGCGGCGGAGACTATGGTGGCGGTTATGGCAACGGTGGCATGATGGGGGGCGGATACGGAGGTGATGGTTATGGCGGTGGGGGTTTCGGTGGTGGAATGGGAG ggCCAATGGGCGGATTCGGAGGCGGCTACGGAGGTGGCTATGGAGGTGGTTATGGTCCCATGGGAAATGGCGGATACGGTGGAATGGGAG GAGGAGATTATGGTGGCGGATACGGCGGTAGCCCATACAGTGGAGGTGGAGGTGGTTACGGAGGCGGAGGCGGTTACGGAGGTGACATGATGGGAGGAGGCGGAGGATGTCCTGGAGGAGGATGTCGTGGTTAA
- a CDS encoding hypothetical protein (NECATOR_CHRIII.G11398.T1) — MFATIILVFISRTQDEAQPQEQAGFGQGFGCMDSMRTVSKIIEISREYSEGFDSVETNAVLPALVDHDVGASHVSILAN, encoded by the coding sequence ATGTTTGCCACGATCATCCTCGTGTTCATATCTAGAACGCAGGATGAAgctcagcctcaagaacaagctggattcggTCAGGGATTCGGCTGCATGGACTCCATGCGGACCGTGTCGAAGATCATAGAGATTTCTCGGGAATACTCAGAAGGTTTCGatagcgtagaaacgaatgcggTACTaccagcgctggtcgatcacgaTGTGGGCGCGTCGCATGTGAGTATATTAGCCAACTGA
- a CDS encoding hypothetical protein (NECATOR_CHRIII.G11396.T3), with translation MKQRILLLLCLITTSVSPLSQSELSAPLEKSQRTAETRSREFAKLQGDDAELVAKYKSVVAKDMRGRKRNPFSNFGGSYGSFGGRAGPFGGFNGGYGMGGYGGGGDDYGNGGGGYGFPYGGGYNGGYGGGNGGGYSPDFGGYGGYGGGGYGGMGGGPGGYVPLEQNNPCLDDRVIRSDAVFQWMGGFGGGDYGGGYGNGGMMGGGYGGDGYGGGGFGGGMGGPMGGFGGGYGGGYGGGYGPMGNGGYGGMGGGDYGGGYGGSPYSGGGGGYGGGGGYGGDMMGGGGGCPGGGCRG, from the exons atgaagcagcg GATACTGCTCCTTCTGTGTCTAATTACAACATCAGTTTCACCTCTTTCACAATCGGAATTGTCGGCACCATTGGAGAAGTCGCAACGAACCGCTGAAACTCGATCACGAGAG TTTGCAAAACTGCAAGGTGACGATGCTGAACTGGTAGCCAAGTACAAATCTGTGGTCGCGAAGGACATGAGAGGTCGCAAAAGAA atccgttttcaaattttggagGAAGTTATGGATCTTTCGGCGGACGCGCCGGACCCTTCGGAGGATTCAATGGAGGATACG GTATGGGAGGATACGGCGGCGGTGGAGATGACTATGGCAACGGTGGTGGGGGATACGGATTCCCGTACGGTGGAGGCTACAATGGAGGTTATGGTGGTGGAAATGGCGGTGGATATAGTCCTGATTTTGGTGGCTACGGTGGATACGGTGGCGGGGGTTATGGAGGAATGGGAGGTGGTCCTGGCGGTTATG TTCCGTTGGAGCAAAACAACCCGTGTCTGGATGATCGTGTTATACGAAGTGACGCAGTGTTTCAAT GGATGGGTGGCTTTGGCGGCGGAGACTATGGTGGCGGTTATGGCAACGGTGGCATGATGGGGGGCGGATACGGAGGTGATGGTTATGGCGGTGGGGGTTTCGGTGGTGGAATGGGAG ggCCAATGGGCGGATTCGGAGGCGGCTACGGAGGTGGCTATGGAGGTGGTTATGGTCCCATGGGAAATGGCGGATACGGTGGAATGGGAG GAGGAGATTATGGTGGCGGATACGGCGGTAGCCCATACAGTGGAGGTGGAGGTGGTTACGGAGGCGGAGGCGGTTACGGAGGTGACATGATGGGAGGAGGCGGAGGATGTCCTGGAGGAGGATGTCGTGGTTAA
- a CDS encoding hypothetical protein (NECATOR_CHRIII.G11394.T1), with the protein MKKDHRRWTWESPNGATRAEIDHILTNRRWCLLDVSVVPSFCSGSDHRLLRAKIRLSHTMEKNICYRQRRRKEVVYDDCVLEDSLSQGDWHIEEDPNVNYEMLLRGLRTCAERASKPRTTKLDRISKTIMELLQRRRALRFDPNASHIERLVANTSCRKALQEDLLKYRQKKILEAAQRRTSLKKCRRDLREYNIPLATLLSEDGTRTSSRGEMEIITESFYSNLFRSSTPVSSPIIPTDEAPPRILPSEVRVAIKSMKPGTAPGPDFISADFLRAGGHPLHVILAAYMTSYLQKERIPDRWKTSRTVLTHKKGNREDLRNYRPICLLSVLYKVFTKIILTRISRTLDEAQPQEQAGFRQGFSCLDHIQIVSRVIEVCREYRLPLVLTFVDYEKALDSLETNAILSALVDQGVDASYVRTLANCYERCTTRIQLFHRPLTIPIGKGGTTRRYYIAEAVHGCIAMDNEITILGRKGHTC; encoded by the coding sequence atgaaaaaagatcatcgtcggtggacatgggaatcgcccaatggcgcgactcgtgcggagatcgaccacatactcaccaaccggaggtggtgtctacttgacgtctcagtagtaccatccttttgtagtggttctgatcaccgtctccttcgtgcgaaaatacgacttagccacacgatggaaaagaacatctgctatcggcaacgaagaagaaaagaagtcgtctacgacgattgcgtactcgaggactccctgtcccaaggtgactggcacatcgaggaggacccaaacgtgaactacgagatgctgctcagaggattacgaacctgcgctgaacgtgcctcgaagccgcgcacgacaaagttagatcgaatttcgaagaccatcATGGAATTGTTgcaaagaagaagggctttgaggtttgatccgaatgcatcgcacattgagcggttagtagcaaacactagctgcagaaaagcgttgcaggaggatcttttgaagtacaggcagaagaagattctagaagcagcacaaagaagaacgagtctaaagaagtgccgcagggatctccgcgaatataatattccgctagcaaccttgctgagcgaagacgggactcgcacgtcttctcgtggtgagatggaaatcattacggagagcttctactcgaaccttttccgttcatcaactcctgtgtcaagcccaatcatccccactgacgaagctccaccacggattctcccttcggaagtacgagtcgctatcaagagcatgaaacctggcacagcccccggacctgattttatatcagcagactttcttcgggctggtggccatccgcttcatgtaatcttagcagcgtatatgacatcctatcttcagaaagaaaggatcccagaccggtggaagacctcgcgaaccgttcttaccCATAAGAAAGGtaaccgagaggaccttcggaactaccgtccgatatgcttgctgagcgtgttatacaaagtatttaccaagatcatcctcacacgcatatctaggacgctggatgaagcccagcctcaagaacaagctggattccgccaagggttcagctgcttggaccacatccagatcgtatcgagggtcatagaagtttgccgggaataccgcctgccccttgttctaaccttcgtcgactatgagaaagccttggACAGcttagaaacgaatgcaatactttCAGCGCtagtcgatcaaggtgtggacgcgtcgtatgtgaggacattagctaattgctacgaacgatgcacgactaggatacagcttttccaccgccctctcaccatacccattggaaaagggggtacgacaaggcgatactatatcgccgaagctgttcacggctgcattgcaatggataatgaaatcactatcctgggaagaaaggggcatacgtgttga
- a CDS encoding hypothetical protein (NECATOR_CHRIII.G11392.T1), producing MDQLRAQLDTAQGPRQRHSRSLRTSWMTMVRERNEWKRCWARTSSEDGPSKQTTKRVRFSLVSTWTYAAKHMQSTIPDCTSSNFPFINHSWKEIIFFYVRQWSASYSQSGSTIR from the exons atggaccagctgagagctcagctggatacggctcaaggacctcgtcaacgtcactcacgaagcttgagaacatcttggatgacaatggtgagggaacgaaacgaatggaagagatgctgggccCGCACatcgagtgaagacgggccgTCTAA GCAAACGACGAAAAGAGTGCGGTTCAGTCTCGTTTCTACATGGACGTATGCAGCTAAGCATATGCAGTCCACCATTCCTGACTGTACTTCTAGCAACTTCCCTTTTATTAATCACAGCT GGAAAGAAATTATCTTCTTCTACGTCAGGCAGTGGTCGGCGTCATATTCGCAAAGCGGAAGCACAATTCGGTAA
- a CDS encoding hypothetical protein (NECATOR_CHRIII.G11400.T1) — MAENEKSDGSSGEEMDTETSSMEAAALARKKRLLEMKSRMHGVEMKEEDYEEEEQATKKSKSEEKLFRSYQPISNALGKVEQPRPKLDIVEEVIASHLEDTKNTKAVETVDLSTLAPKKIDWDLKRDIEARLQKLERRTQKCIAELIRQRLAEGKGDLASTVNAGV, encoded by the exons ATGGCCGAAAATGAAAAGTCAGATGGCTCATCTGGTGAGGAGATGGACACGGAAACAAGTTCAATGGAGGCGGCTGCTTTGGCTCGAAAAAAACGACTACTGGAGATGAAGTCTCGCATGCATGGAGTGGAAATGAA AGAAGAAGACTACGAAGAGGAAGAGCAGGCCACTAAGAAAAGTAAATCAGAGGAGAAGCTATTCAG GAGCTACCAACCTATCTCAAATGCGTTAGGGAAGGTGGAACAGCCTAGACCAAAGCTCGATATTGTAGAAGAAGTTATTGCCTCTCACCTAGAA GACACAAAGAATACGAAGGCTGTTGAAACTGTTGATTTATCAACGTTGGCCCCAAAGAAGATTGATTGGGATTTGAAAAGAGACATTGAGGCGAGACTTCAG AAACTTGAACGAAGGACTCAGAAATGTATTGCCGAGTTGATTAGGCAACGACTAGCAGAAGGGAAAGGTGATTTAGCAAGTACTGTCAATGCTGGAGTTTAG